gaggagacagatagcaGAACAAaatgacaggcatcaatagcatcaaaataaataaatagaataatagatatgtacacatcaatgacatggaatgataaatatgtacatatatacacaagtgctgtagggtgcgggggtagagcagagggagtaggagcgatggggaggggaggaggagcagagaaaaaggggggctcagtctggacacagtccctgtcccccatggggctcacagtctcaatctccactttacaaatgaagtaactgaggcccagagaagtgaagttacttgcccaaggtcacacagcagatagatggcagagccgacatttgaacttaggaccttctgactcctgggcctgggctctaaccactacaccaggctgctgcagcaagatgaggtgggagggggcaagtgactgcttcaaagccaatagtgaggtgtttgtttgatacagaggttcttgagtggggaaaaatggactgaatgcttttgagaaaaatgatctgggcaacaaagtGTAGCCTGGAGTgacaagagacaggaggcaaggagggtcagcaaggaggttgacacagtaaccaaggtgggataggataagtgcttagaataataatgtggtaGGAACTTGGATaaaggggaaaggacagattttagcgatgccgtgaaggttgaaccgacaggatttagtgatagattgaatatgtgggttgaatgccagggattatgggcttgtgagacaggaaggccggtggtgccctctacagtgatgggagagtcatgtggggggacagggtttgggtgggaagataggagggAGTTCCGCTTTTGCCATGTTTAGTTTGCAGTGATGGGAGAACTTCCCAAATAGAGACATCTTTTAGGCActaaaatgcaagactgcagagagagagagcaaggctGGAAAACatcgtctgcatagaggtggtaattgaagccatgggacatgacttctccaagggagtgggtgtagatggagactgcAGGGGGACCCAGAATGAACCCTGAAGGTCATTCAGTTAAGAGGGTGGGAGGCCAAGTGGTCGGTCCAAGAGACTGACAATGAGCAgctagaggacagtgtcaatgtgTCAGGCAGCTGAGATCGAGGTTTAGAGACCGTTGTTCTGGCAAGAAGGCAATCATTTGTGACCTGTGAGAAGGCAGGTGGTTtctgtgaaggggacagaagccagaaactcgctcaaggaatttagaaAGGAATGGTAAGGACACgaagcaataactggagggaaccatggggtcaagggaggggttattTAAGGAtagggaagacgtgggcatgtttaaaagcagtggggatgaagccattggagagcacaCGGTTGATGGGCCACCAGGGAGTAAAGGGGTAAGTGGCTGAGTGAGGTCTTTTTCTGCCCACACGAGGTGGAGGCCCAGGAGTCCCCACGGTAGGTGCAGGGCAGGACACATCCTGGCCCTGcaaaaggtggggagatgagggggcttgggaacctgcctaccaactcttatgttggtatttgttaagcgcttactatttgaagagcactgttctaagcactgggctagatacagggtaatcaggttgtcccatgtgaggctcagttaattcccattttcaagatgaggtaactgaggcacagagaagttaagtgatttgcccagtcacacagctgacaggtggcagagctgggattcgaacccatgaccgctgactcccaagcccgagctctttccactgagccacgctgaactgaGCGTTTAGTGATGGGATGAGGTCAGGGGGTTGATTGAGAGAAAGCAGGATATAGTCTCTGGCCATTTTACTGGAAAAAATGGGAGGggttgaaggggcaggagggagggactgaaggaGCTGGACATTTTAGGGCAATCATGCCTGAAAAGCCACAAGCTGCCTCTAGAACACCTCAGGCTTCAAACCCTTGCAGCTGAATTTGCACCCCGCAGCAAATCTGTTGTACTAATCTTTATCTCCTTTTCTGGTCTAGAAGGTCCTtctgatcagggaacatgtctaccaaatctgcagaccaatctcccaagtgttcaggacaatgctcagcacacggtaagcaaatACTTTTAAATTTTCGGCACTCAGATATGGGCCTCTGGAACGGAAACACTCAAGACCAAACAAGACCAGTCTTGCACATTCTTTTATTGATGCACCATTTTCGAGGATGACTTAGATCTTATTGAAAGCGGCAACATCCATGGACTGCACATAATCTTCGAAGGCTGTTATCTGCTCCTCCAACATGTCTGTTCCAACTTTATCATCCTCCACCACACACTGAATTTGGAGTTTCTTGATACCATATCCCACTGGAACCAGTTTGGCTGAAAGGAGACAGGAAAGCACAAAATTTGCAGCACTGATTAAAAAACAAGAACTGTGGGTGTGTATGCATACCTCACCCCCCAGGAGACAGCAATTCCTTTCACCACGAAAATTCCCAATACAATAAGGTAATCATTTCCAACTTACAGGACCCCCAGACGAGGCCATCTGCCTGAATGCTCCTGACACATTCCTCCAATTTTGCCATATCCGTCTCGTCGTCCCAAGGTTTCACATCCAACAACAGGGAAGACTTGGCAATGAGTGCGGGCTCTAGAAGATAGGAGATTCAGCATTAACCGTGCCCAGTGATGACACTTTGATCACTCCTCACACCCCAAACACTTTCCGGACCACCAGCCCATCCGAATTAAAGCACCACCAACCGACGACGTGGAATCTTCTGTTGCATTTGTCTGTCGCACAGAAAACCCCATTCTGTTGCCGAGAAAGGGGTAACGAACAGTGTCAACAAGTTTCTTTCCCACAGATGGAATACTGCAACTGCTACAGAGCACAACAGCTGCAGACCAGTAGCTGTGGAAGGCCTTCCAGGTTACGGAATCCCACCCCCACCGACAACTAGCCCTCCGGGTTAGGTTAGCTACCTATCTGACTGGGAACAAGTGTACGAGTAGTCATAAAAACGCGACTTTCAAAATTAACTACATACTTTTAGACTTCTTGGATTCGTACTGAGCAAGGCGCTCTTCCCTTAGTCTCTTGGCTTCTTCGCTTTCCTGTCAAAGAAAAACAGTTTACTACTCAAATCTTAGAGAGCAGTCCTAGATGGTGTGTGCAAATAAGCCAGCTTGGTCAGAATAAAGCAGATCCATCACGATCTCAGCCGAAAGATGGTGATTTGATTTGATTCATCATGTAGCCAGCCGTGTTTTAGCATCAGTGCTGCTAGGCCTAATTTTATTCCTATTGGTTTAAACCGAACACCCCCGTGTCACCGGTGCAGCAAGAGTAACCCCATGCCCAGCACCTGCAGGTCAGCACGATGAAATTCTTATGCGTTTTGCTTCCTGTCGAAAAAATTCCCTTTCAAGGAACGATTTGGTTCTCGAGTTGAGCGATGCGATCGATTTACtgggcacgtactgtgtgcagagcactgtactaagcactagatgcACTGAACCTAATGGGTAGAATTCTAATGAGGTTAAAGGAAAGCTCTGCGGGCCAGGTGGCTCAACCAACACCCTGAGCGGTCCTGGGCTGAGACTCACCTCCTCATCATCAGAGCCAAAAAGGTCAATGTCATCGTCATCTTTGCTGTCAGCGGCACCACTTCCCGTGCTGTCTTCCACATCGGCGGGACCGTACTTGCCCAAAGCCTTCTTCACTCCTGGcaggctggagggggtgggaaagggggaggaagacacttTTAAAGCCAATTACTAATCGTATTAAACAccttggcatttgctaagtgcttactatgtgcccggcactgtactgagccctgggggagatacaagatcatcacccacgtgaggttcagtcttaagtaggagggagaacaggcccatttgacaagcaagtggcagagtcaggattagaacccagattcccccGACTCCTTGTTCTTCCCACATCGTTTCCCCATTAATTAAAATACACAGCGcagtcagggaagcagtgtggcatggtggaaagagcacagacctaaagtcagaggacgtgggctctgaccccagctccaccacttgtccgttgtgagaCCTGCAGCAAGTTATtttaattggggattaaatcccattccttccttagataatgacggtatttgttaagcgcttactatgagcccaacagtgttctaagcgctagattgGGTCCAATATTTTGAAcctcctacagtgcctggcacagagcaagcacttggtATCATAAATCCAGTTACACAAATATTAAGGCTTGGCTTTGCAGGttgtatgttttgtttttttttaccagatTTGCAATTAGGGTTGGATTAAAAAGCTGGTTATTTTGAAAACCACGTGGGTTTTCATCCCAACGGCCATCTACACGTGTCCCTATGGAATCAGCTAGTCCACAAATCTAGTATCGGATATCGCACGTTGGCTCTCCCGACATTTCAGGGAGCAGGGctattgagtgtccacttgggTCCATGGACTGTTTGCCTTAGTGAGGGATGGGAACGGGTCCAATCTGTATGTCTACCCTTCTACTACCTATTTACCGTATGCAGGACCCAAGAAGTCATGGGCAGAATATAATAGAAATATCACCGATAAAGGtacttgtccaagatgacacagccaacagagccaggattagaacccaggtctcctgactcccatcctgtgctcagtccactagcCCCCACCACTCTGTTAGCAGACGTaacctcttccctcaaggagtttgccacccagtgagggagacagacactaaaaggaAATAAAAGGTAGAGAGACATGTGCaaggggttttgaatccccaagtGCTTCATCACTCAACACGCCACCTTGGGCCTTTCTGCTCCAcctaaatacataaataataatgatggtatttgttaagtgcttactatgtgccaagcaccgttctaaatgctggggtagacacgaggttatcaaattgtcccacgtggggctcagtgttaatccccattttacaaatgaggaaactgaggcgcagaagtgaggtgacttgcccaaagtcgcaaagctgataagtggcagagccaggattagcacccacattagcactcccaagcccaggctctttccacttagccacgctgcgtCTTTGTGCTTGCACTTAGAAAGCACCGCAGCACACCCAAGTCATAATTTATTtaggtgtctgcctccccctgccagagggcagggatcatctttcCTTACTCTTGTACTCATTCGAGTGAATACAGGGCTTTTGCGTGAAGGTGTCAACAGATGCTGCTAGCGATAATGGGGACAGAAAGTGGGAAAGCGTAAAGGCTGAATTCCAGAAGGATTATGGTGACTAAAATCTGCTCTCCAAATCCAAACCCCTCCTTCAAAATCAAGATTTAGACATTGGTTTTCTTATCAATGCTGGGGGCCTGACAATTCTGCACCCCATCTAATAAGGGAAGGGGCAGCAAATTGGAAATGTGGATGGTGGGAATAGAAATGATAGCTCTTCTGCGCAATTCTCTGTAGAATACTTTCAGGCCCTAACCACTTTATAATGCCGGGATGTTCAATTCTGAACTTACAAGTAAATCCCTATCAGCGATGAATTCAGACCCCTCCATATTGGACTGGTGTCCACTCCAAGTCCTCGAGTCTGGCAACCTGCTGGTAGTTTCTGTGGAAAGGCCATAAATCAAAGAGGCATAGCAACTGCAGTGGTCTGCCCAGGTCAGTGTGGAGGAAAACGGTTCAACGAGATGAGCTGATCCCGCATTATTATAATACTCGGGGTATtggtgaagcacttagtacatgccaaccactctactaagcgcccgggtggatacaagcaaatggggatggagacagtccctgtcccacatggggctcccagtcaaagtaggagagggaactggtAACGAACCCGCCCGTTAtgcagatgaaggacctgaggcacagaacaatttcttgccaaggtcacacagcaggtacatggtggaccTGAGATTACCcacccaggcccgcgttctttccactaggcctcgctgcttctcttgagcaggAACAGAGCCGGCCTTCAATTGGATGACCACACGGATCGATCCcataacagacaattattcttacTCCTCACTCGTTCTGAGAAAAAATGGGGAGGactatcctctctctccctccgatTTCCGTGACCCTGAACACTTTAAAGACCCTCGTGAGGCCAAAATACCGAGTTTCTTGGAAACGTGTTTAACTCCACCTCTTGAATAAGCCCGGGAAAGAACCTCACCTCGACTTCTGCTTCTCAAAAGACTTGATGTGGTTGTACCAACGGAGGGCATGGTACAGGTCGGCAGGTGGCGGGCCGGACACGGCTTCAAACACTGCGATATCCGCCTGGGAGGGCACATACCTGTGGGCGAAGCAGATGGCGATGAGGAAGGAACACACACCAACTCGAAATGCAAGCAGCCGGGCAAACTACAGGCCGGGGAGACTCGCCCCCCAACCGGTGAGTTAGGCAGCAAATCCCAGATCAGGCCCCATTTTAGGACTGATATTGCACTCACTCCACCTAGTCCGTCAGTCATCTTAAATGGGCATttacctgtgctaagcactgtactattatgcttgggagaatacaatgcaatgataataattgtgttatttgttaaagcacttacttcgtgccaggcactgtactaagcactggggcggatatgagtaaatcaagttggacaccgtccctgtcccatatgtggcccAGTCtcgatctgcattttacagatgaggtaactgaggccaggagttGCTCCGGTCCTCACAGCAGAtaggcagcagaggcaggattagaacccaggatccgctgactcccaggtccgtgctctatccactactccaggcTGCTGCTTGGACCTCCTCACAGACCGCTGGTGACTGTGCCACGTACACCCCCTTCTTCCCAGCTAAAGAGAAAGCAGACTCCCCACCCtccgcggcgtggctcagtggaaatagcatgggctttggagtcagaagtcatgggttcaaatccccgctcggccatttgtcagctgtgtgaccctgggcaagtcacttaacttctcggtgcctcagttacctcatctgtaaaatggggatgactgtgagccccacgtgggacaacctgattcccttgtgtctaccccagcgcttagaacaatgctcggcacatagtaagcgcttagcaaataccaacaagtTTTTGATGACAATaagaattatagtatttgctaaactcttatgtgccaggcaccgtgttaagcgctagggtagattcaaaataaatcGAGTTGACATAATCCCCATTCCTCGtgggcctcagtctcaatccccattttacagatgagggtcaccgaggcccagagaagtgaggtgactcacccaaggtcacacagcagaaaagtggtggaacaagAATttatcagaacccagttccttttgactcacTGGGCCGTGTCCATGTTGTATCAACCCTAacgtttagcgcagtgcctggcacatagtatatgcttatcaaatcccatcattattgcaatgtatgattatgatgattactgAAAACGGGGCGAAGTCTGTGAggtcccacgtggtacaacctgataatctcctacctcccccagcgcgcagcacagtgtctggtaccTCGTAAACGCTTAATCCCATTATTAGGATGATTATTGaaaaggggatgaataataatgttggaatttgttaagcgcttactatgtgcagagcactgtccagggtgatcaggttgtcccacgtggggctcacacttttaatccccattttacagatgagggaactgaggcccagagaagtgaagtgacttgcccacagtcacccagctaacaaggggcagagccgggatcagaacccatgacctctgactcccaagcccgggctttttccactgagccacgaaactgtgaggtcccacgtggggcaacttgataacctggtacctcccccagcgctcagcacagcgtttggcacctagtcagcgcttcatcccattatgatgatgattattgaaaaggggatggagactgtgagctcccacgtgggacaagctggtaacctggtacctcccccagcgctcagcacagtgcctagcacatagtaagggctcagcacATGATGCATTTATTCTTCTTGAAGTGTAAGggcttttgccccccccccccccccccgccttcccgggAGGGCGTTTCTGCTCctggccgggagggggcgcccgttcccaccctcctcccgggAGCCGCTGCACCCACCATGGGGGCTCccggcccgccgcctccgccgctcacccCTCGATGTAGCTCTTGTCCGCCAGGAAATCATTGAGGAGCTGCAGACCCGTCGGGGACTTGAGGTCTCCAAAACCCATGGCGGCGAGGCACGGGGAGGAAGGGACACCACCGCCACCTGCCCCGGCTGCAGGCCGAAAAAAGGACCGGCTCCGTCGCGCCGCTCCCTTATATTTGCGGGACCTCCCGTATCCCTCCGCCGCCGGCAGGTCGGGGGAAGAAGGtccggcctccctcccgcccgccgctcCGCCTACTCAACCCCGCCCGACGAATCCGCACGTCGAAACGTTTTTATTCAAGGCGTCGAAAAACCGTGTATCGATTGACTTTCTGTCGTCTAAAATGATGACCCTTTAGTTTTCTTTCCGAAAGGGGTCGAATGGGGGGGTTGCCGAGGTCCTGTTAAGCCGGAGGTTGACGAAGCCTCGTCCAGGCGGAGATTGCCGAAGCCCTCTCGGGTCGGAGATCGACGAAGCCTCGTGTAGCCGGAGATTGCCGAAGCCCTCTCGGGTCGGAGATCGACGAAGCCTCCTCCGGCCGGAGATTGCCGAAGCCTTCTTTGCCGGAGTTTGCCGAAGCTGTTTCCGGCCGGAGATGGCCGAAGTTTCCTTTTCGAGAGATTGCCGAGGCCTTCTCTGGCCGGAGTTTGCCGAAGCCTAACtgactcacttcccctcttcaaagccccactgaaccctcccctcctccaggaagccttcccagactgagtccctctTTCCCtgtactccccctcccctcctcccaccctctgcacttcccccttctcctcagcactgtgctcatttgtatatattatttattaccctatttattttgtaaatgaggtgtaactcttcttgattctgttcatcttgaagatgtcttgtttttgttttgttctgctttgctttgctgtctgtcttcccgtttagactgtgagtccgtcattgggcagggattgcctctatctgttgccgaattgttcattccaagcgcttagtacagcgctctgcacatagtgagtgctcagtaaagctAAGATggaccattctctcctggacccccctccaatctggcttccgtcccctctactctaccgagactgctctctctaaggtcacccgtgacctccttcttgccaaatccaatggctccttctccattctaatcctccttgacctctcagctgcctttgacactgtcgaccatccccttctccacaccttatctcaccttggcttcacagactccatcctctcccggttctcctcttacctctctggacgttcattctcggtctccttctcggtctcctcgcggtctccttctcggtctccttctcggtctcctcgcggtctccttctcggtctccttcgcgggctcctcctccccctcccatcctttaactgttggagttcctcaagggtcagttcttggccctcttctgttctccatctacactcactcccttggtgaactcattcgttcccacagcttcaactatcatctctacgccgacgacacccagatctacatctcctcccctgttctctccccttcccttcaggctcgtatttcctcttgcctccaagatgtctctacctggatgtctgcccgccacctaaaactcaacatgaccaaaactgagctcctcatcttccctcccaagccctgtcctctccctgacttccctatcaccgtccttcccgtctctcaggcccgcaacctcggcgtcatccttg
This sequence is a window from Ornithorhynchus anatinus isolate Pmale09 chromosome 7, mOrnAna1.pri.v4, whole genome shotgun sequence. Protein-coding genes within it:
- the EEF1B2 gene encoding elongation factor 1-beta — translated: MGFGDLKSPTGLQLLNDFLADKSYIEGYVPSQADIAVFEAVSGPPPADLYHALRWYNHIKSFEKQKSSLPGVKKALGKYGPADVEDSTGSGAADSKDDDDIDLFGSDDEEESEEAKRLREERLAQYESKKSKKPALIAKSSLLLDVKPWDDETDMAKLEECVRSIQADGLVWGSSKLVPVGYGIKKLQIQCVVEDDKVGTDMLEEQITAFEDYVQSMDVAAFNKI